GGCAGATTTCAACGCAGCGCTTGACCGGAACACCGAAGCGAAGGATGTTCGGATTGCCGACATTGCCGTTGTCGGCCAGCTCTTCCACAGCCGAGTGCGCGCAATCGAGATCGACAACGCCGCCGTTGTGATAAGCGCATGCCAAGGCGCCGAGTCGATGCACCAGCTCAAACGCGCTCATCGGCGGTCTCGCCGTGGCCACCATCACGATGTTGCCGGCCTTGTTGGCCGCCTCGAACGCCCGCTCGCTGCGTTCGGAAAGCCAACGTCTGTCGTAATCGTCACCGCACAGCGCAGTCAGATCCAAATCGACCACCAGCAGCTTACCGCCATGCGATAGGTCAATATTCATAGTATTCGTTGCTTTCTCATAGCTCCGCCCAACAGTTTGAGATACGGAGCATCACCAAAGCAAAAATGCGTTCCACGGTGATTCCATGAAACGCATTTGCCTAAAAAACTAGAAATCGTCACTTGATCAGGTTGAACTTGGTCATCAGACCCAGCGCGATGATGATCGCGACCCAGAGCAGGGCGATGATGATGGTCCAACGATTCAGGTTCTTTTCCGCGACGCCGGAAGTACCTGCGTTCTGGGTCAGACCACCGCCGAACATATCGGAGAGGCCGCCCCCCTTGCCCTTGTGCATGAGAATCAGCAGCGTCAACAGAACGCTGAAGA
The window above is part of the Bifidobacterium sp. ESL0704 genome. Proteins encoded here:
- the secG gene encoding preprotein translocase subunit SecG → MAIVKLVLQIILVVFSVLLTLLILMHKGKGGGLSDMFGGGLTQNAGTSGVAEKNLNRWTIIIALLWVAIIIALGLMTKFNLIK